The window TGGGCAACACCGCCCATCTGACTGCGAGTGTTGGTCGCGTAAAGCTGCTGTTGGAAATTGTGGTATTGCTGGGCATAGTTGGGATCGGAAGTGATGGGTCCTACAAATGGAGCGCCTTTAAAACCGGCGCTCTGTCCCATGGAAGGGGGCAATGGCTGAGACGCATCTGGCGCCATTCCCATTGGGCTGCCTTTCGGTCCAGGAACAAACATTTGTGCGTTGCCTGGTCCTGGTCCCATAGGGGATCCGGCACCCGTCGGAAACATTCCATCGGGACCAGGTCCGCCAGGACCGAAACCCATTTGAGAAACTCTCATCATGGGGCGCATGCCTCCAGGACCTCCGCGCATCATGGGTATCATTCCCGGACCTGGCCCACCAGGGCCCATTCCCATTCCTCCAGGACCCCCCATCATTGGACTGCCAGCGCCATTTCCCATATGACCACCCATCGGTCCCATCATCGGGGATTCCTGTCCCATGCCAGGACCATCAATATGACCCATGTGACCCATAGGACTGCCTTGCATGCTGCCCGGTCCTCCGCCTGGTCCACAGGCTTGAAAGTATTGGCCAGGGCCAGGTTGCATTTTAGAACCATCCATCATATTCATAGGCGATGCCAATCGCGTAAGGAAGTCCAAACTAGGAGGTCCGCGAGGGCCTACAGGTGTTGGCCCACCTTGTCCTTTAGCGGGTAGGTATTGAATAGTGTTGGGCGCATTAGGTTTCACTTGAACGTTAGCTCCATTGAACGGATTAGGCCCAGGCCCTGGGGCCCGACCCATCATTCTCTGCATAGGCATGTGATTGGGAAAAGGCCCCGACAACTTCGGAGAATGTGAACGCATGTGGCCCATAGACGATCCAGGATGGAATCCGTGAGGCGGACCTTGTATCGGATTCATTCCCATCATATTTCCAGGCTCCATGTCTCCCATGCCGCCGTGACAACTCCCCAAGTCCATCATATGCATCGACGGTGAGCCAAAGTTCATCATTGGGGGTCCTTGACCTGGCTGTCCGTTCAAACTACTCGCTACATTATTTGTAAGTTGCTGGCTCATTTGGGCCAATGACGAAATTGGGTCGAAATGTGCTTGCTTTGGATTACCAACCATGGAACTGGTACAATTCGGGTTCAATGGAATATTCTCATTTCTTCCGCTTCCACATCCGTAGACGGGCAAATCTAAAGGACTAGGTTTGCCTTGAGGTGATACCGTGACTCCAAAATTGCCCACTTTGGTTTGAGAACTGGGGGAAGCGTTTGGACCTGGAAACCGTGGCATGTCCATCATGTGAGGACTTGGTGTTGGGAAAAGATCATTCTTTAAGGGGTCGGAGGTAGGTCCCGGTACAGTCTGGGGACTTATTCCAGGAGTTACCGTCGTAGGCCCCGATATCCTTTGTACAGTCTTGTCACCTACAACGagataaataacaatttaagtAATACCAGTATTGAACCAAAGAAGGAATAAGATATTTTACGCGGCTTTGTTGCAATGTACGGAACACGAAGATACACAGCGAACAagttaaaaacattaaaaataagcaTTTATGGTCATATCTCTTTGTCAAAgcgaaatacagggtgtctatgACAATTTAGCTTTACCGACctcagtaaaaaattaattgattttgaaatgcacaatttcacaataaaatgtaataaaatatcgctctagtttcttgacaatggtgaaTGTAACATTTGTGATAGTAACTGCTATTATCGCAAATATAGATAAGTGGTACCATCTATCGGTGTCGGCCCACAATGATAACGTAAACCATACAGTCATCGCAATCTGCCAGAATCTAACTCTTTCTAATTGACTCAAATCTGATCAATTTTACTCATGATAGtttggaaatttgcatttccaAACTACCATGACTAAactaccatttttttttaattcaacacCTTAAACCATGCTACAGTCTATCATACTTACTACACGAAGTAGCTGTTGGAGTATGGGGCGAAGAGATCTGGAAACGACAACCTTCGGAAGGTGTTGGCGGAAAACGTGTATCCATCGATGTGGGTGTATTGGGCCCTGATACTCTCGTGTGTGGAAGATCTGGCGTATTTCCGGGAAAACTGCTATCTAAGTTTGAAGGTAATatactgaaataaaataaaatagcttATTACCATCCACCATTATGTCGAGATACTATGTAACATATCTTGGAAGTCACGCATTGCCTAATATCctaaacatgtttttatacTAGTTCTGGGAAAATATCGTTTATTACCAGCTATTATAATTTGGAATCTGTTCCTGCTGGATGGCTCATAATATGTAACACAGAGTAACTGCAGCTCCTTTAAGCTAAAATTACGAGATAATGGTGTAAATTTATCGCGGTACAAAAATGTATCTAACGGCGGAATTGTGTGCTAAGCGACTGTATACGATTGCGGGTGAGCAAtactttcaattttcaattgccGATGCGATGTTTTGACTACATATCGCATCATAAGTAAAAGTTGTAGCAATGCCATTTTTTTCAGAACGTTCAGATATTCTCATACAGGGTGCTCTAGGGCTTAGGAGACAACAATCTAGAGTAGATAGTTAAGagtaaaattaggaaaaatgcttcgtttccAATATAATGCTGTTCCATTTTTCAACGCTTTAAAATATTCCCTAAAACCTCAAAGAAACGAAGttgcacaaaaatttaaaataaacatgtcGAATGAGGCCAAAGAGAGGTGAACGCTTAAAATTGCTGAATACGAAAGccttgtattaaaaaaaaacatttattaacggTTTGACATATTGCATGCAATTAGTTGTTCGTTCAAAAAATTCCCGTTCGCCAGGAGGAGCGATGAGCTTCGCACAAGATGCAGATTATATAAATAGATATAGAAATAGAGGTCAGCCTGATAGACCAGCTGTAAATATGTCGCAACGGCAAAGACCTTCACAGTTACACTATTCCGGTAATGCACAACATCAGCAGTCTGTCCCATCAGGACGTTATCCAATTCACGTACCCAGATTTGTAAACATAAAATCTTATTCGAGTCCAATGCCCTCAAACTTCTCATCAAATAATCAgagattttttagaatttcgaTAATTAACATAGAacaagttttaataataacttttgTCCAAACGTCGGCAATAATACTGTAATTGGTCAGTAGTAGTATAGATTACAAAAGCCAGAATCAATGGACGTTTCATCGGGAAGCATTATTATGTTCGTCTGACCGGGGAACCCCAGCCGGACCTAGAAGGTTGAAGCCTCCCTGTTGGACTTAAGCAACCGAGTTCCCTCGGTCAAACGTGCATGTTTCCATTAGCGATttcactatttatttttagaggttttttcaatttgttttgttttaaaattgtttaagtcaaaagttgaaaatattcgaCCTTAtccattttgtcaagaatatGGGCACATACCCAACACAACAATTGATACTGAACTTACCTAACTCCAAGTCTTTTACTTCTGGAATTTTAGACACCCTACACTGGAGCTAAATAAAGGAACTGCTATGTAATTTACCTACTtaagcattaaaatttaagtccTCCTGAAAATTACCTATTCTCTAAGTTATTGGCTCCTAGTCACTTGCCTTCATTAACTGCATTAATGTATTGACTGTAACTTACATATTTCCCCCAGAATTCgccctttttaaaattttattcttaataatagaaaaattgacAAGTTATCGCAAAACCATTTATGAGATTACTCATTTGACTGATCAAAAATGCATGCAAAAATCGCACTAACCCGAACTAGAATGGAAAATACGGCGATCATGCAGTTGGTTCGGACAATTCTACCATCACCCATCATTTACAAAACAACTTACGGAGGAGATATAATATTGCCTTCCTTCAGACTAGTGTTTGGTTGCTTCTGAATGATCAATTCCTGGCCTTCGAATGTATTAAGATACTGGATTTGTTGCGGCGATGGCACTGGCATCAGGTTAGGTTCCTTGCCTGTTCCTGTCGTCGTAACAGTCGAACATGAGGATGTCGTGGTTGTGCTGATTTGTTGCTTTTGATGTGCCATCGACTGAAGACTTCGTCCAAACAAACCATCTACTGAAAGTCAAAAGGAATGTTGTAATCATGTGATTGGGCTTAGGGACTTTATgcgtttcaaaataattgaaattataaacaGGGCGGTCCTGTCTAAATACTACCTGACTTGATTTAATGTTTGAAAGAATTTCCAGAGAGACGTTTTAAAATTGTCCCTATTCACACTAGGTTGACCCGAAGGaagtaccaatttttttttaatggaacgcCCTATATATGTgagatttttggattttatctCGAAAGGAGTTGAAAACCggaatatttaaacttaaagaaaaaattattgcagatTTATCTTTGTAATTATTTGGTTATTGTCatccaaaaattataactgcatgtgttttctttttatctaTCTGAAACAAACTCTGCAACTGAAAATGGGAAAAGAATTATACATCACAAAGTGCCGTGTCCATAAATGTATGTGGTgcaacaatttttgcataaaatcaATAGTTCCAGATTCCAGGGTTATGGATTTCTTTCCACTGATAGTTTTTTTGCTTCTCTTCCACCTTGTacaacaaat of the Euwallacea similis isolate ESF13 chromosome 8, ESF131.1, whole genome shotgun sequence genome contains:
- the lgs gene encoding protein BCL9 homolog isoform X2, with the translated sequence MIKEKHEKGSDSVKEDSVNASKEPTNTEVQIKKEDDVATKKEPSTGPVTKNGGLVGSTNTGSLQITPDLKTEAPSEDPVTTAVSEAASLPLKQEDNIVDTDPLGDPFGLGLGPPGPTSGNVGPAPQTQPESVQPLGSNVINKQSSSMEVQYMQQQSQIFVFSTVLANSGADEVLQGRYPSIIAYHCAQPGTKKYLEKNPLKITQFNRQHPVQWLNNFAVSKNKGCTRSPGLGPKPPPSLDNFLGPEGLDDMVGLGDPDAPWDQKSNHQLDGLEGTVTNGLPDIGPDMDSSSPLLNIQPKLQGVQVPDENLTPQQRQHREERLASIRKMHQMLFPESQSEAVAGPDGIPGISPGGAAPIGGAGPGVAPPNQPPVTAQLEWQKLATQFYDDRTKHKTQPQVGNNPSGGAIVPVGPVSGSGSQPPVTSTSQNLRGGPGLGPRLQGPPPPYHQTQRSASVPIALQSPNPTSPNNPTSNLSLPSPRASSALNSPADPNRPFGSLTRHMSTGQSPTSQESPSAPRLNHSNPSTPLSSHMSPSVTSSSTEPSSTHQSTDGLFGRSLQSMAHQKQQISTTTTSSCSTVTTTGTGKEPNLMPVPSPQQIQYLNTFEGQELIIQKQPNTSLKEGNIISPPILPSNLDSSFPGNTPDLPHTRVSGPNTPTSMDTRFPPTPSEGCRFQISSPHTPTATSCSDKTVQRISGPTTVTPGISPQTVPGPTSDPLKNDLFPTPSPHMMDMPRFPGPNASPSSQTKVGNFGVTVSPQGKPSPLDLPVYGCGSGRNENIPLNPNCTSSMVGNPKQAHFDPISSLAQMSQQLTNNVASSLNGQPGQGPPMMNFGSPSMHMMDLGSCHGGMGDMEPGNMMGMNPIQGPPHGFHPGSSMGHMRSHSPKLSGPFPNHMPMQRMMGRAPGPGPNPFNGANVQVKPNAPNTIQYLPAKGQGGPTPVGPRGPPSLDFLTRLASPMNMMDGSKMQPGPGQYFQACGPGGGPGSMQGSPMGHMGHIDGPGMGQESPMMGPMGGHMGNGAGSPMMGGPGGMGMGPGGPGPGMIPMMRGGPGGMRPMMRVSQMGFGPGGPGPDGMFPTGAGSPMGPGPGNAQMFVPGPKGSPMGMAPDASQPLPPSMGQSAGFKGAPFVGPITSDPNYAQQYHNFQQQLYATNTRSQMGGVAQNMGPGPGPPHMQHLP
- the lgs gene encoding protein BCL9 homolog isoform X1; the protein is MIKEKHEKGSDSVKEDSVNASKEPTNTEVQIKKEDDVATKKEPSTGPVTKNGGLVGSTNTGSLQITPDLKTEAPSEDPVTTAVSEAASLPLKQEDNIVDTDPLGDPFGLGLGPPGPTSGNVGPAPQTQPESVQPLGSNVINKQSSSMEVQYMQQQSQIFVFSTVLANSGADEVLQGRYPSIIAYHCAQPGTKKYLEKNPLKITQFNRQHPVQWLNNFAVSKNKGCTRSPGLGPKPPPSLDNFLGPEGLDDMVGLGDPDAPWDQKSNHQLDGLEGTVTNGLPDIGPDMDSSSPLLNIQPKLQGVQVPDENLTPQQRQHREERLASIRKMHQMLFPESQSEAVAGPDGIPGISPGGAAPIGGAGPGVAPPNQPPVTAQLEWQKLATQFYDDRTKHKTQPQVGNNPSGGAIVPVGPVSGSGSQPPVTSTSQNLRGGPGLGPRLQGPPPPYHQTQRSASVPIALQSPNPTSPNNPTSNLSLPSPRASSALNSPADPNRPFGSLTRHMSTGQSPTSQESPSAPRLNHSNPSTPLSSHMSPSVTSSSTEPSSTHQSTVDGLFGRSLQSMAHQKQQISTTTTSSCSTVTTTGTGKEPNLMPVPSPQQIQYLNTFEGQELIIQKQPNTSLKEGNIISPPILPSNLDSSFPGNTPDLPHTRVSGPNTPTSMDTRFPPTPSEGCRFQISSPHTPTATSCSDKTVQRISGPTTVTPGISPQTVPGPTSDPLKNDLFPTPSPHMMDMPRFPGPNASPSSQTKVGNFGVTVSPQGKPSPLDLPVYGCGSGRNENIPLNPNCTSSMVGNPKQAHFDPISSLAQMSQQLTNNVASSLNGQPGQGPPMMNFGSPSMHMMDLGSCHGGMGDMEPGNMMGMNPIQGPPHGFHPGSSMGHMRSHSPKLSGPFPNHMPMQRMMGRAPGPGPNPFNGANVQVKPNAPNTIQYLPAKGQGGPTPVGPRGPPSLDFLTRLASPMNMMDGSKMQPGPGQYFQACGPGGGPGSMQGSPMGHMGHIDGPGMGQESPMMGPMGGHMGNGAGSPMMGGPGGMGMGPGGPGPGMIPMMRGGPGGMRPMMRVSQMGFGPGGPGPDGMFPTGAGSPMGPGPGNAQMFVPGPKGSPMGMAPDASQPLPPSMGQSAGFKGAPFVGPITSDPNYAQQYHNFQQQLYATNTRSQMGGVAQNMGPGPGPPHMQHLP